A stretch of DNA from Synechococcus sp. PROS-9-1:
GGGCCGCAGGGATGAGTGCCCACCAGGAAAAAGCAATTCCTGCGAAAAACAGCACCGCTGAACCCGCCACAGCGGGAGCGATCAGACGCCGCTCGTTCTGCGTGAGACCGGGCAAAACGAAAGCTAAGCCTTGATACAAAACGTAAGGGATCGCCAAGGTGAGTCCTGCGTAACCGGCAACCTTGAACGAAACGAACAAAAATTCTCCAGGAGCCAACTGAAGGAACCGGATCGATCCCGCTGGTTCCTCCAAAAGTCTCACCAACGGTTTCACGGCGAGAAGGCAGGCCAAAGCTCCAAGCACAATCGCAATCAGGCTGCGAAAAACACGCTGACGAAGCTCCTCCAGGTGATCCACCAAGGACATTTCCACATCGTTGGGTGGAAGCTGCTCAGGTTGAGGGTTCACCCGAATCGGTTCTGGAGCAGGAAGCACGGTTTTCTCGTTCGGCTCGGGAAGGATCAGTCCGACTGCTAGTGGGTCAACTCAGGCTAAGAGCTGGCCGGCGATCAGTCGCTGTCTTGCTCGATCTGGCTCGGCCCAGACAACCTCGCCCTCTTTGTGTTGAACCGTTCCAAG
This window harbors:
- the tatC gene encoding twin-arginine translocase subunit TatC, with the translated sequence MSLVDHLEELRQRVFRSLIAIVLGALACLLAVKPLVRLLEEPAGSIRFLQLAPGEFLFVSFKVAGYAGLTLAIPYVLYQGLAFVLPGLTQNERRLIAPAVAGSAVLFFAGIAFSWWALIPAALGFLVSYGADVVEPIWSIERYLDFVLLLMLSTGLAFQLPVLQLLLGLFGLVRWKRMLSAWRWVVLIAALAGAVLTPSTDPITMSLLAGAISGLFFVGVALVAAVERFKPETPPNAPPPAAAG